A genome region from Gemmatimonadota bacterium includes the following:
- a CDS encoding TonB-dependent receptor, with amino-acid sequence MRKFDLFCNNRISKIEPGRMFRSMLVAMIAAAVLAGTAPEAGAQQAAGRISGTVVDAETGDPLIGATVMVVGLELGAMADLEGTYLIRNVPAGRHTVLVSMIGYAQKRITEVQVDPGQVSRIDITVERELLVADVVEVTARALENTEAALLKRRQNALSISDAISAEDISRGGQGDVASAMTRVTGASVVDGKYVYIRGLGERYTTAQLNGTSLPSADPNSKSVQMDIFATNLLDNITTEKTFTPDKPGNFTGGSVNVKTKSLPESFTMSFSTSTKYNSRSSFKDMLSYDGGEYDFLGFDDGTRDIPLPLRDPDVEIPSITSALRDPEAAQMLDLYSKSFADKTMTPTTIEGGFGQSYSFSAGNQTTILDRPFGMLGSVSYSRNISAYDNGASGIWKRVSRESEGLNRERFATDSSGSEEVLWGSLVNATYQPSITHEIGANLLYNRSGEKASRFQTGVWPSSLPGDNVRYETRVLSFIEREMRSLQFRGKHVLPSVSNMEIEWAGAFIRSTQDEPDLRYFTNEYQMVDAEGHGAPEIDSYTIALSNYAAPTRYFRNLEESNRDFKLDVTLPFTTWSGLAASLKFGGAYLDKDHTFRERRFSFRQDNLQYRNDPAVFFSSARTGILPEQFQDTPGFTRFGNFVSEDSDLKNNYDGDQEIRAGYLMVDLPLSRRFKVTGGARYESTLLDVASHDASLTPGKLDEKDWLPSINTVYQVVENMNVRGAYSRTLARPSFRELAPFASFLFVGDYIFVGNSELKRTLIDNYDFRWEWFNRPGEIYALSCFYKKFENPIERVIVTTNGEIQFQNVDRAFVTGLELEYRKRLDQVHPALSNFQLGGNLSLVKSQVDIAPSELVIIRALDPDAADTRKLQGQSPYVVNIDAMYDNTDTGTLVSVHYNVFGERLSEVSTGGTPNAFEQPAGMLDITGSQRLWDRVTLKFSAKNLLDPDIKKVHPFNNEEFIRSLYKRGRTFSIGFSYGI; translated from the coding sequence ATGAGGAAGTTTGACCTGTTTTGCAACAACCGGATCTCGAAGATTGAGCCGGGCCGGATGTTCAGATCGATGCTCGTCGCGATGATCGCGGCCGCGGTTCTGGCGGGTACGGCCCCGGAGGCCGGCGCGCAGCAGGCGGCGGGACGCATATCGGGAACGGTCGTCGACGCGGAGACAGGCGATCCTCTCATCGGAGCCACGGTGATGGTGGTGGGACTCGAGCTTGGCGCGATGGCCGATCTCGAAGGCACCTACCTCATCCGTAACGTCCCCGCCGGCCGGCACACGGTCCTGGTATCCATGATCGGGTACGCGCAGAAGCGGATCACCGAGGTCCAGGTCGACCCCGGCCAGGTGAGCAGAATAGATATCACGGTCGAACGGGAACTTCTCGTGGCGGACGTGGTGGAAGTGACGGCCCGGGCCCTGGAAAACACGGAAGCGGCGCTGTTGAAGCGCCGCCAGAACGCGCTCTCCATCAGTGACGCCATCAGCGCCGAGGACATCTCCAGGGGCGGCCAGGGCGACGTGGCGTCCGCCATGACCCGGGTCACCGGCGCATCGGTGGTCGACGGCAAGTACGTCTACATCCGTGGATTGGGCGAACGGTACACCACCGCGCAGCTCAACGGCACCTCCCTGCCGAGCGCCGATCCCAACAGCAAGTCGGTCCAGATGGACATCTTCGCGACGAACCTCCTGGACAACATCACCACGGAAAAGACCTTCACGCCGGACAAGCCCGGCAACTTCACCGGCGGCAGCGTCAACGTGAAGACCAAGTCGCTTCCCGAATCCTTCACCATGTCCTTCTCCACGTCCACGAAATACAACTCCCGGTCTTCCTTCAAGGACATGCTGAGCTACGACGGCGGTGAATACGATTTCCTGGGCTTCGACGACGGCACCCGGGATATCCCTCTGCCCCTGCGGGATCCCGATGTGGAGATTCCGAGCATTACGAGCGCGCTCCGGGACCCGGAAGCCGCGCAGATGCTGGATCTGTACTCCAAGTCTTTTGCCGACAAGACGATGACGCCGACCACCATAGAAGGCGGATTCGGCCAGAGCTACTCCTTTTCGGCAGGCAACCAGACGACGATTCTGGACCGCCCGTTCGGGATGTTGGGCAGCGTGAGTTACAGCCGGAACATTTCGGCGTACGACAACGGCGCCTCCGGGATCTGGAAGCGCGTGTCCCGGGAATCCGAAGGGCTGAACAGGGAGCGATTCGCGACGGACTCGAGCGGGTCCGAAGAAGTGCTCTGGGGCAGCCTGGTGAATGCCACATACCAGCCAAGCATCACGCACGAAATCGGCGCCAACTTGCTCTACAACCGCAGTGGCGAGAAGGCGTCCAGGTTTCAGACGGGGGTCTGGCCCTCCTCCCTGCCCGGCGACAACGTGCGGTACGAGACCCGCGTGCTGTCCTTCATCGAGCGCGAGATGCGGTCCCTGCAGTTCCGCGGCAAACACGTCCTTCCGTCCGTATCCAACATGGAAATCGAATGGGCCGGCGCTTTCATCAGGTCCACGCAGGACGAGCCGGACCTTCGTTACTTCACCAACGAATACCAGATGGTCGACGCGGAAGGCCATGGCGCTCCTGAAATCGACAGTTATACGATCGCCCTGTCCAATTACGCGGCGCCCACCCGTTACTTCAGAAACCTGGAAGAATCCAACCGGGACTTCAAGCTGGATGTGACGTTGCCCTTTACGACCTGGTCCGGACTGGCGGCCAGCCTGAAATTCGGCGGCGCCTACCTGGACAAGGACCACACTTTCAGGGAGCGGCGTTTCTCCTTCCGGCAGGACAACCTGCAGTACCGGAACGACCCGGCGGTCTTCTTCTCGTCGGCACGCACCGGGATCCTGCCTGAGCAGTTCCAGGATACACCCGGGTTCACCCGGTTCGGGAATTTCGTATCGGAGGACTCGGATCTGAAGAACAACTACGACGGCGACCAGGAAATCCGGGCCGGTTACCTGATGGTGGATCTGCCGCTCTCCAGGCGGTTCAAAGTCACGGGCGGCGCCCGGTACGAGTCCACCCTGCTGGACGTGGCCAGTCACGACGCGTCACTGACGCCTGGAAAACTGGACGAAAAGGACTGGTTGCCCTCGATCAATACGGTGTACCAGGTCGTGGAAAACATGAATGTCCGCGGCGCGTACAGCCGGACCCTGGCGCGACCTTCCTTTCGTGAACTCGCGCCATTCGCCTCGTTTCTCTTCGTCGGCGACTACATTTTCGTCGGGAACAGCGAACTGAAACGCACGTTGATCGACAACTACGATTTCCGCTGGGAGTGGTTCAACCGTCCCGGCGAGATCTACGCGCTCAGTTGTTTTTATAAGAAATTCGAGAACCCCATAGAACGCGTAATCGTGACGACGAACGGCGAAATCCAGTTTCAGAACGTCGACAGGGCGTTCGTTACCGGATTGGAACTGGAGTATCGGAAAAGGCTGGACCAGGTCCATCCGGCCCTGAGCAACTTCCAGCTCGGCGGCAACCTGTCCCTGGTAAAGTCCCAGGTGGATATCGCGCCGTCGGAACTCGTCATCATCCGGGCGCTCGATCCCGATGCGGCGGATACCCGCAAATTGCAGGGCCAGTCTCCTTACGTAGTCAACATCGACGCCATGTACGACAACACGGATACCGGTACCCTGGTGAGCGTCCATTACAATGTCTTCGGCGAACGGCTCTCCGAAGTGAGTACGGGCGGCACGCCCAACGCCTTCGAGCAGCCCGCGGGCATGCTCGATATCACGGGATCGCAGCGTCTGTGGGATCGTGTAACGCTGAAATTCTCCGCCAAGAACCTCCTCGATCCGGACATCAAGAAGGTGCATCCGTTCAACAACGAGGAGTTCATCCGCAGTCTTTACAAGAGAGGGCGGACGTTCTCCATTGGTTTCTCGTACGGGATTTAA
- a CDS encoding T9SS type A sorting domain-containing protein — MFRWVPIALVSVPFVFPVLAEAQPASDRVVTITDGDIVGNVSFTSDNTYLLSGLVFVEDGETLTIEAGTVIKARPTTAEGEDAALIVARGGKIFAQGTARDPIIFTAEADDVGDPNDILLSSPTASRGLWGGVIILGRASINTATGENNIEGIDASTEPRGTYGGGRNPNDDDNSGVFRYVSIRHGGADIGANNEINGLTMGGVGRGTTIEHVEVFYNQDDGFEWFGGTVNTRYLISAFAGDDSFDYDEGFRGEHQFWFSIQDPSLGDHAGEHDGGTDPEDGRPYASPTIMNATYIGRGAQSAGDKANNGIIFRDNAGGMYFNSIFTEFQGHMLSIEDLDPTRGAQDSKARLDAGDLAFRYNILGAFGAGGTADDLGGDAHTAILLADASNMIRITDPMLQGISWNRNLGLDPRPGNESPAWDAGRLMEEPRSSGFFTDVDYAGAFGTENWAANWSALADLGYFSNAPPPVPPEPVEPEENLPAAFSLAQNSPNPFGMTTNIRYAVSSTSHILIEVYNLLGQRVATLVNDIRLPGHYTETWDAQDLSSGVYFYRFEATADGRTAHVFKRKMTLLK; from the coding sequence ATGTTTCGGTGGGTACCCATCGCCCTGGTTTCCGTTCCATTCGTTTTTCCGGTCCTCGCTGAAGCACAACCGGCCTCCGATCGAGTAGTAACCATCACCGACGGGGATATCGTCGGTAACGTATCCTTCACCTCAGACAACACCTACCTGCTGTCCGGTCTGGTCTTCGTCGAAGACGGCGAGACGCTGACGATCGAAGCGGGTACCGTCATCAAGGCCCGTCCCACGACTGCCGAGGGCGAGGATGCGGCCCTGATCGTGGCCCGCGGCGGGAAGATCTTTGCCCAGGGCACGGCCAGGGATCCCATCATCTTCACGGCCGAGGCCGACGACGTGGGCGATCCCAACGATATCCTGCTGTCGTCTCCCACCGCTTCGCGCGGTCTCTGGGGCGGGGTGATCATCCTGGGCCGGGCATCCATCAACACGGCCACGGGCGAGAACAACATCGAGGGTATCGATGCCAGTACCGAGCCGCGGGGTACCTACGGCGGCGGCAGGAACCCGAACGACGACGACAACTCGGGCGTGTTCCGGTACGTATCGATTCGTCACGGCGGGGCCGATATCGGGGCCAACAACGAAATCAACGGACTGACCATGGGCGGCGTGGGCCGCGGCACGACCATCGAGCACGTGGAGGTGTTCTACAACCAGGACGACGGCTTCGAGTGGTTCGGCGGCACGGTCAATACGCGCTACCTGATCTCCGCTTTCGCGGGCGACGACAGCTTCGACTACGACGAGGGTTTCCGGGGCGAGCACCAGTTCTGGTTCTCGATCCAGGATCCGTCCCTGGGCGATCATGCCGGCGAGCACGACGGCGGCACGGACCCCGAGGATGGCAGACCGTACGCCAGCCCCACGATCATGAACGCCACCTACATAGGCCGCGGCGCGCAGTCTGCGGGCGACAAGGCGAACAACGGCATCATCTTCCGGGACAACGCCGGCGGGATGTATTTCAACAGCATCTTCACCGAGTTCCAGGGACACATGCTGTCCATCGAGGACCTGGACCCGACCCGAGGGGCGCAGGACAGCAAAGCGCGTCTGGACGCCGGCGACCTGGCATTCCGGTACAACATCCTGGGCGCCTTCGGCGCGGGCGGCACGGCCGATGACCTGGGTGGCGACGCCCACACGGCGATATTGCTTGCCGACGCGTCGAACATGATCCGGATCACGGACCCGATGCTGCAGGGCATCAGCTGGAACCGGAACCTGGGCCTCGATCCGCGTCCAGGCAACGAAAGTCCGGCCTGGGACGCGGGCAGGCTCATGGAAGAGCCCCGGAGCAGCGGCTTTTTTACGGACGTCGATTACGCGGGTGCTTTCGGTACGGAAAACTGGGCGGCGAACTGGTCGGCGCTCGCGGATCTGGGCTATTTCAGCAATGCGCCGCCACCCGTGCCGCCGGAGCCCGTGGAACCGGAAGAAAATCTGCCCGCCGCGTTCAGCCTGGCGCAGAACAGTCCGAATCCCTTCGGCATGACCACGAATATCAGGTACGCGGTATCGTCTACGAGCCACATACTGATCGAAGTGTACAATCTTCTGGGTCAGCGGGTGGCAACCCTCGTGAACGATATCAGGCTTCCGGGGCATTACACGGAGACCTGGGACGCGCAGGACCTTTCAAGCGGCGTATACTTCTACCGGTTCGAGGCCACGGCGGATGGACGGACCGCCCACGTCTTCAAAAGGAAGATGACGCTTCTGAAGTGA
- a CDS encoding ABC transporter permease subunit yields the protein MTDRTRGRRIDRRRLLDLLVGRLAALGGMVLILTILSVFAVILWVIYPLFSSPGEFRWGISGPDEIEPGYGILPLIFGTLKGAVYTLLFAVPVSVLAALYASQFLPRALKERLKPLVEIMAAVPSVVLGFIGGVWLAPFLASHVFALFLAPVFVSGAVVAAFLLRYHAPVRFRAFSHPGREIWLLLVAVLAGGWLALECGALLEAAYLKAGYETWFEETLGLTYAQRNAIVVGMVMGLAVTPIIFTLSEEALSAVPRAYLEGSMALGGTRWQTAVRIVLPAAGAGILAAVLLGFSRAIGETLIVLFVSGNVPVMDWSAFSGFRALSASVALDLPDAARDGSLYRVLFFAAFLLLVSTFAINTVAELVRRRLRRRYA from the coding sequence ATGACCGATCGCACCCGAGGACGCCGGATTGACCGGCGCCGTCTGCTGGACTTACTGGTTGGCCGGCTCGCCGCCCTTGGCGGGATGGTGTTGATCCTGACCATCCTGTCGGTCTTCGCCGTGATACTGTGGGTGATTTACCCCTTGTTCTCGTCACCCGGGGAATTCCGCTGGGGGATCTCCGGCCCCGATGAAATCGAACCAGGATACGGCATCCTGCCGCTGATCTTCGGGACCTTGAAAGGCGCTGTGTACACTCTGCTTTTCGCGGTGCCCGTTTCGGTGCTCGCCGCGCTCTATGCGTCGCAGTTCCTGCCGCGGGCGCTGAAGGAAAGACTGAAACCTCTGGTGGAAATCATGGCCGCCGTACCGAGTGTCGTGCTCGGATTTATCGGCGGCGTCTGGCTCGCGCCGTTCCTGGCGTCCCACGTCTTCGCCCTGTTCCTGGCGCCGGTATTCGTTTCAGGCGCCGTGGTGGCCGCTTTTCTGCTCAGGTACCATGCGCCGGTCCGGTTCAGGGCGTTTAGTCATCCGGGCCGGGAGATCTGGCTGCTTCTGGTTGCCGTACTGGCCGGGGGATGGCTGGCCCTGGAATGCGGGGCGTTGCTGGAGGCCGCCTATCTAAAGGCCGGCTACGAAACCTGGTTCGAAGAAACCCTGGGACTGACCTACGCGCAGCGGAATGCGATCGTCGTAGGCATGGTCATGGGCCTGGCCGTGACCCCGATCATTTTCACCCTGTCCGAGGAAGCGCTTTCCGCCGTGCCCCGTGCATATCTGGAAGGATCCATGGCACTGGGGGGCACGCGCTGGCAGACCGCCGTACGCATCGTCCTCCCCGCCGCCGGAGCGGGCATTCTGGCTGCCGTCCTGCTGGGATTCAGCAGGGCGATCGGGGAGACCCTGATTGTGCTGTTTGTTTCCGGCAATGTCCCGGTGATGGACTGGTCCGCCTTCTCCGGATTCAGGGCCCTGTCCGCCAGCGTGGCCCTCGACCTGCCGGACGCCGCGCGGGACGGCAGTCTCTACCGGGTCCTGTTTTTCGCCGCCTTTCTCCTCCTCGTTTCGACTTTTGCGATAAACACCGTGGCGGAGTTGGTTCGACGAAGGTTGAGACGGCGGTATGCCTGA
- the pstA gene encoding phosphate ABC transporter permease PstA, protein MGSKWSKDDALTWLSGGALVLGFLMVAGLILVIVVHGLGLFWPQELTRYVLRDGRAVLGHETSRASVRTADSAGERSVAYRLRVRTGDRERYPDGYVWLEEDRVAGRDAPREAVVVEQVRGGDLFGFLDSFVDDGTVVAEGYEAVWAHYQERYPELERLRRQRALSIVLSSADGRQHAISLANVQRIYTPNTMTAWTRIRHYMAGAWSYLWTPPRDENRLGGVYPAMFGTAAMVILMSIVVMPFGVLAAFYLREYGRPGPFLNVVRIAVNSLAGVPSIVFGVFGLGFFVYFLGGTLDRLFFPGDLPEPTFGRGGILWCSLTLALLTLPVVIVAVEEGLAGVPQELREASHALGATRFETLWRVVVPVVLPSILTGLILSVARAAGTVAPLMITGVVAFSAELPVDGAWPFVHLEREFMHLGFHIFDTGFRPDGGEASLPMAYTSTLLLLAIVVALNAAAIGLRSRLRRRYSLTAA, encoded by the coding sequence ATGGGTTCGAAGTGGTCAAAGGATGACGCCCTGACCTGGTTGTCCGGCGGGGCCCTGGTCCTCGGCTTCCTGATGGTGGCGGGACTGATCCTGGTGATCGTCGTGCATGGGCTGGGCCTGTTCTGGCCCCAGGAACTGACGCGGTATGTTCTGCGCGACGGCAGGGCTGTCCTGGGCCATGAGACGTCTCGTGCAAGCGTCCGCACCGCCGACTCCGCGGGTGAGCGTTCCGTGGCGTATCGACTGCGGGTGCGAACCGGGGACCGGGAACGTTATCCTGACGGATACGTCTGGCTGGAGGAAGACCGGGTCGCAGGGCGGGATGCCCCTCGCGAAGCCGTAGTGGTGGAGCAGGTTCGGGGAGGGGACCTGTTCGGTTTCCTGGATTCCTTCGTGGACGATGGCACGGTTGTCGCAGAGGGATACGAGGCTGTTTGGGCGCACTACCAGGAGCGGTATCCGGAACTGGAACGGCTGCGTCGTCAGAGGGCGCTGTCCATCGTGCTGTCTTCGGCGGATGGCCGGCAGCACGCCATTTCCCTGGCAAACGTCCAGCGTATCTACACGCCCAATACGATGACCGCGTGGACCAGGATCCGCCACTATATGGCCGGCGCCTGGTCCTACCTGTGGACGCCTCCGAGGGACGAAAACCGGCTTGGCGGGGTCTACCCGGCGATGTTCGGCACGGCGGCGATGGTCATCCTCATGTCGATCGTCGTCATGCCCTTCGGCGTGCTTGCGGCCTTCTACCTGAGAGAGTACGGGAGGCCGGGACCGTTCCTGAACGTGGTGCGTATCGCCGTTAACAGCCTGGCCGGGGTTCCCTCCATCGTATTCGGGGTTTTCGGACTCGGTTTCTTCGTGTATTTTCTGGGAGGGACCCTGGACCGTCTGTTCTTCCCGGGGGATCTCCCGGAACCGACTTTCGGCCGGGGCGGCATCCTCTGGTGCTCGCTGACCCTGGCCCTGCTCACCCTGCCCGTGGTTATCGTGGCTGTGGAGGAAGGCCTGGCCGGCGTGCCCCAGGAGCTCCGTGAAGCGTCTCACGCCCTGGGTGCGACGCGGTTCGAGACACTCTGGCGTGTCGTCGTGCCCGTGGTGCTGCCGTCCATTCTAACGGGCCTGATCCTGTCCGTGGCGCGGGCGGCCGGTACCGTGGCGCCGTTGATGATCACCGGGGTCGTCGCCTTTTCCGCCGAGTTGCCCGTGGACGGCGCCTGGCCTTTCGTGCACCTGGAACGCGAGTTCATGCACCTGGGTTTTCATATCTTCGACACGGGTTTCAGGCCGGACGGAGGAGAAGCGTCTCTACCCATGGCGTACACTTCCACCCTGTTGCTGCTGGCCATCGTGGTCGCGCTGAACGCGGCGGCAATAGGGCTCAGAAGCCGCCTGAGGAGACGCTATTCGCTGACCGCGGCATAG
- the pstB gene encoding phosphate ABC transporter ATP-binding protein PstB translates to MTTENAPITPKILREETIIDVENVSFWYGDRAALKDVTMAIDRHVITAFIGPSGCGKTTLLRLINRMNDLVPQTRMTGTIRINGADIYDPGTDVTRLRRRVGMVFQQPNSFPKSIYENVAYGPRLHGVKSGGFLDEIVERCLRRAFLWEEVQEQLEESALGLSLGQQQRLCIARAIAVEPEVLLMDEPCSSLDPVATSRIEELMLDLKNDYTIVIVTHNMQQAARVSDRTGFLLMGELVEAGVTDVLFTTARDRRTEDYITGRAG, encoded by the coding sequence ATGACGACGGAAAACGCGCCCATCACGCCGAAGATCCTGCGTGAAGAAACGATCATCGATGTCGAAAACGTTTCCTTCTGGTACGGGGACCGGGCTGCGCTGAAGGACGTGACCATGGCGATCGACCGTCACGTCATCACGGCCTTTATCGGGCCTTCAGGCTGCGGCAAGACGACCTTGCTCAGGCTGATCAACCGCATGAACGACCTCGTTCCCCAGACCCGCATGACGGGTACGATTCGGATCAACGGGGCGGACATCTACGACCCGGGCACCGACGTCACGCGGCTGCGCCGGCGCGTGGGCATGGTCTTCCAGCAGCCGAATTCCTTCCCCAAGTCGATCTACGAGAACGTGGCCTACGGTCCCCGGCTCCATGGCGTGAAGTCCGGAGGTTTTCTCGACGAGATCGTGGAACGGTGTCTTCGCAGGGCCTTTCTGTGGGAAGAGGTCCAGGAACAGCTCGAGGAGAGCGCCCTCGGGCTTTCACTCGGACAGCAGCAGCGGCTGTGTATTGCGCGGGCGATCGCGGTCGAACCGGAAGTCCTGCTCATGGACGAGCCGTGCTCGTCGCTGGACCCCGTCGCCACGTCCAGGATCGAGGAATTAATGCTTGATCTGAAGAACGATTATACCATTGTTATCGTGACGCATAACATGCAGCAGGCCGCCCGGGTGTCGGACCGCACCGGATTCCTGCTCATGGGCGAACTGGTGGAGGCGGGCGTGACCGACGTGCTGTTCACCACGGCCCGGGACCGGCGCACGGAGGACTACATCACGGGCCGGGCCGGATAA
- the phoU gene encoding phosphate signaling complex protein PhoU, which yields METHLQQQLESLKSALLSMAALVEEQIARAITAHVERDIELCELVIGGDQPIDAMELEIDDQCIRLLALQHPIARDLRFVASSMKITIDLERMGDIAVNIAKKTKQLAGMPHLKPLIDLPRMADLSQSMVKDSLNAFVRGDEQLAMEVCARDEEVNQLQDQIYRELLTCMMEDSGSVPQAMQLIFISRHIERLADHATNIAEGVVYFSEGRVIKHHAADDPNQPPTRPESGGPV from the coding sequence ATGGAAACCCACCTACAACAGCAGCTGGAAAGTCTGAAATCCGCCCTGCTGAGCATGGCCGCGCTCGTGGAGGAACAGATCGCCCGGGCGATCACGGCGCACGTGGAGCGCGACATCGAGCTGTGCGAGTTGGTCATCGGCGGAGATCAGCCCATAGACGCCATGGAACTGGAAATCGACGACCAGTGTATCCGTCTGCTGGCCCTTCAGCACCCTATTGCGCGGGACCTTCGCTTCGTTGCATCCAGCATGAAGATCACCATCGACCTGGAGCGAATGGGCGACATCGCGGTCAACATCGCCAAGAAGACGAAACAGCTCGCCGGCATGCCGCATCTGAAACCGCTCATCGACCTGCCCCGCATGGCCGATCTGTCCCAGTCCATGGTCAAGGACAGCCTCAATGCCTTCGTTCGCGGAGACGAACAGCTGGCCATGGAAGTCTGTGCCAGGGACGAAGAGGTCAACCAACTGCAGGACCAGATCTACCGCGAACTGCTGACCTGCATGATGGAAGATTCCGGGTCGGTGCCCCAGGCGATGCAGTTGATCTTCATATCCCGCCACATCGAAAGGCTCGCCGATCACGCCACGAACATCGCCGAAGGCGTGGTGTATTTCTCAGAAGGCCGCGTGATCAAGCATCATGCGGCCGACGATCCGAATCAGCCACCCACTCGTCCAGAATCCGGTGGGCCTGTGTGA